In Ananas comosus cultivar F153 linkage group 10, ASM154086v1, whole genome shotgun sequence, the sequence gaaaagaaagaaaaggaacgagaaaaaaaaagagaaaaagggacgaggaaaaaaaaaaaaagagaagagagaaaatttatataagggtattttggtcagtttgtaaAAAAgcgaccgaatctgcaaaacgaaaagatgaccgattttgcaaaagccaaaataaatgaatttttttatgcaaaaaggcctataattaaaatatattatatttatatattattttaatatatatatatatatattatatagcagAGGTCATCTATACtttatagcatatatatataattatatatatatatatatatatatatatatatatatatatatatagagtgaggcctactatgctatcggaagcacggagcttccgtgcttccagctcgttttcgatgttgcgactttcaaatcgtcgattggctcgttaaacttgatctagagtatttgaaatcctagaaaataaattttattatttttcgatatcatttgcctagtgatcgaatgggctcaaaatcaacaaattcaatgaccgtagtgagccgtttgcaagtttaacggtgtagaaatattcaaatcacagtgaaattttgatagaaattctttatactatataaaacaagatttatatctttgatttaaaattttaatatcatattattatatatttgtaagatttttattttcagccgttgattttgagccttcgttcactaggcaatgatatcgttaaaatcataaatttattttctaggtaattcaaatactctagatcaagtttaacggaggcgatcgacgatttgaaagtcgcaacatcgaaaacgagctggaagcacggaaggctatgtgattccaatagcatagtagcctcactcatttagtatatatatatatatatatatatatatatatatatatatatatatatatatttttgagcttttcgagcctaattcgaatgagccgagtaatactcaagctcggcttgaaatgaatttcgagccttttttttgttcaagctcggctcatttaatttcgagtcgagctcgagcgagccaaatatcgagtcgaacgcgagtcaaacgcgagccggctcgctcatttgccagccctagtggtatttgaagtttttcctaaaactTATATACATGGGTACTATGAGTACCCGTGagttacccaaaatgcccatAATTTAACGAATATTTGCCTAttttatccataattttttggatgagaaaaatttatattcatatcTGTAAATTTACGAATAACCTATGAATATTCACGAGTACGGGTTGAGATTCTCTTGTTAAATAGAATCTGGGTACCAAACCCAAGTGACTAAAAAGATTCTAATATCAAAATCATTAGTCAAATGAGATTTGAAAAGTTAGTCAACATTTTACCGGTAAAATCTTTGAAATTATAAGGATTACCAATCAAGATTGCGAGACAAAGAGAGCAAATTAGATATTACTAGATTTCATACTTGTTTGATCCCGCCGTACGTGTAGCAAGatttaataaaactttttttttgggaaaacttcaaaaaccgttctgtggtttcgtagtttctcactttgctccctgtgatttaaaatgtatcaaattgcccccctgtgatttcttttttattttttcggtagctttttcgttaatatttcattaaattatatataaaaaacttcagatacccatatagatttatcaaatatttactttagtaccctttaattttaactttatcactgatttaagaaaaaaaaaataatgaaattgataagaaaaagagaaaaaagaaaccacaggagggcaaattgatacattttaaaccacaggggggcaaagtgagaatctatgaaaccacggggggttttttaaagtttttctttttttttttttttttttttgtgctgaGTGTTGGTACTAGgagaaatattatattaatttatctctaataattttttgcacCGACAAAATCACAGGTATGAAACCAGAGCTTCACGTGCTtttattaagaaatttttttttttcttttgttgaaaTTAGGAGCGGAAGCTGAAAGCTGCCAAACAAGCCATCAAGAAGATGCCATCCCAAATTGACTCACACCATTTTGCTTTAATTACGTTGCCTAACCTTCTAAGAATTTGACCTCCAAACTACCACATCACTACATGCCATATTAATCTCCCATCTGTGTAAGCTTCCCAAAGTGAGAAAAGCAACTTGAACAAGAGGAATTCGGCTACTATCCTTTCAGAAGGACAGAGACCTTCATCCTTTTAAGTTGATTTAGACGATAGATATATCAAATCGATAATCGAAACAGTTAAAGTTGATATAGAGTAtctaaagtatctagaaactaaattttataaaatttgaaaaattatttaaatagtgaTCAAAGGATCACAAAATCAGCAGTATTTTGACGGCTTATATGAGCTGTTTGTGTGTTTAACGGTGGAGAACAATCTGAACAGCTtgaattcttctttttttttttttttttttgagagataggtagcacgcttgaattctttttttttttttttcttttgagaaataggtagcacgctacctgtttcatttattttatttagaaataaacttaactagaaatgtgaatcaactaggattcgaacttgggtttcggataccaagcaccaagccttttgccacttgctctagggacggtcggtgaacAGCTTGAAttcttaataaaaaatttttttatattatttagataatgtttgataactccgATTATGAATTAAAAAAGTCTAGCATCTATTTTTACaaggttatttatttttgaccatTTATATTTTCGACTCTTCAAAGAACTTGataacgaattttaaaatttgtgaaatttagtttctgaacgttataaatattttagatcaactttaacagtttcgatcatcgattcaaaatttctattatttaaaatgaGTTAGAAGGACGAAGGCCTCCGTCGAAGAGTAGCTGAACTTGAACaagctctctctcgctctctttctaaaccactttctctctctcacaaggTGCTTCAAAACTAAAAGCAATGGGTCCCCCCAACCCATCCCTTGAATTAAAGCTTTTAATCACAACCACAAACAACAGGAGCTAAACATATTCATTGGGTCAACTACAAAGACTGAACCAAGGCAATCCACCAACTACAAGaattaagggctttttttgcaaatagcgtcctaactaattttttttttaaaattggccgtatcaaaaatttatttgcaaaaatggctctggtcccaccacgtcagcgccacatcAGCGTCACGCGGGCGAGGCTGggccatgtgtttaagttgaacacggtgaatcattcaccgtgttcaatataagattttgtattagacacggtgaatgattcggtgaatgattcaccgtgtccaatacaaaatggttAACTGCgagatatttgtattggacacggtgaatcattcaccgtgtccaatacaaataattgaacacggtaaatgattcaccgtgtccaatacaaacacccacaacttagtcatttttggTTAAGTtagaggtatttgtattggacacggtgaatcattcaccgtgtccaatacaaaaaccttatattgaacacggtgaacggttcaccgtgttcaacttaaacacatggcccagccctgcccgcgtggcgctgacgtggcgcttgcgttgcggggccagggccatttttacaaataaaattttgacagggccaattttaaaaataaaatttatcaggggtctatttgcaaaaaaagcccaagaATTAAATGAGATCTCCCCCTGTGTGAGCTCCAGTCCCACAAGCCATAAACCCAGAGCCATACACAAATTGTTTTCCCCTTTGAAAAAAATTCTTCATAGGAAGAGAAAGCTAAGGCACTATTTTCTCCTGGAAAAATGGGGACCGAAATGAAGATCGCGAGGAGCGTCAGCCAGATCGAGCCGCAGAAGTTCGCCTTCGGGCTAGTCCTGGGTTGCCTTCTATGCTCACTGACATATGTTTCAGTGTTCAAGTTCGACGTAGTTTCCTTGCGTAAGTTCATCAATCTTTCGAGGCTCAATTTTGCGGCTATGTCGCCTTAGCAGTTTTTATTCTTACACTTCTTGCTGTTCTGCAGTGAATTCCGCATCACCATCTTCATTAACTGCACCTCCTTTCGAAAATAATGTTACTTCGCAGCAGTTAGGTAAGAGAACAGGGTCTTTGAGAAAGAAAGGATAATGTGGGTGGCAAAATAAGTGGAAAATAAGCTACAAATCATGTAGATCATGCTGATCTTGCATCTTTCAGGTAGGGGATTGAAAAATGTGACACTAGAAAGCGACAAGAATGAGGCTTTTGTGATGATATGGAattcctcatcatcatcatcaagttTAGCTGCAGATCCTTCAAATAGTACTCAACAACAAGGTACCCTtcctttcaaaatttcaagccactttttaaaattcaaattagtaTTTTACAGTGAAGAGCACTTTCCTTTGTCCATTACACAGATTTGAAGGGCGCGGGGCAAGAAATTAGCCTACAATGTGAACTTTGTGGGAAGGAAAATGGCACTACTACTATTACTACCACTGCTAACAGCAGTGGTTCCGACAAAATTGATTCAATTCAGAAGACAGCTGCATTCGAAGCAATGAAAACAGGTAGTGTAGTATTCAGTCTTTCGTTATTGGTAAATCGGAGCAATCGTGACTCAGAGTATTCACTTTCATTTGCCATATTTGCTCTTATGCCTCTTCTTCTGTTTCCTTTCTTTTGTTGGAAGATGAAAGGAGAAACGATTTGAATCCCGCGAAGAAGCCGATGTGCGATTTTTCGAACAGAAGAATAGATCGGTGCGAGATCGAAGGTGATGTGAGAATCTTGGGGAGAAACTCATCCATTTTCTTAGTTAATTCGCGGGAAACAGATGGTCCGTATCGAAACGAAACATGGTGGATCAAACCTTATCCTCGCAAGACGGATACAAATGCGATGAGTAATGTGAAGGAATTGACATTGAAATCATTGGAGCCTTTCGAGGAGGCCCCTCAATGCACCGATCATCACGACGTGCCCGCCGTCGTTTTCTCGGTTCGTGGTTACACCGGAAATTTCTTCCACGCATTCACCGACGTGTTCGTCCCTCTCTTTGAGACATCTCACGAATTCAACGGGGAGGTCCGGTTCCTCATCACGGAGTTTAGAGCTTGGTGGATCAACCGGTTCCTTCCGATATTCAAAAGTCTCTCGCGGTACGATATGATCGACCTCGATAACGACGATAGAGTCCTTTGCTTTCCGCGCGCTATCGTCGGTTTGAAAAGCCACGGTGACTTCAGTATCGACCCTTCTCCGTCGCCCGAGGGCTATTCAATGGTCGACTTTTCGAGATTCATGAGGAGTGCGTATTCACTCAAGAGAGATTCGGTGGCGGTCGGAA encodes:
- the LOC109716026 gene encoding uncharacterized protein LOC109716026, whose protein sequence is MGTEMKIARSVSQIEPQKFAFGLVLGCLLCSLTYVSVFKFDVVSLLNSASPSSLTAPPFENNVTSQQLGRGLKNVTLESDKNEAFVMIWNSSSSSSSLAADPSNSTQQQDLKGAGQEISLQCELCGKENGTTTITTTANSSGSDKIDSIQKTAAFEAMKTDERRNDLNPAKKPMCDFSNRRIDRCEIEGDVRILGRNSSIFLVNSRETDGPYRNETWWIKPYPRKTDTNAMSNVKELTLKSLEPFEEAPQCTDHHDVPAVVFSVRGYTGNFFHAFTDVFVPLFETSHEFNGEVRFLITEFRAWWINRFLPIFKSLSRYDMIDLDNDDRVLCFPRAIVGLKSHGDFSIDPSPSPEGYSMVDFSRFMRSAYSLKRDSVAVGTRRPRLLIISRERTRKFANLKDVIHLAEKMGYEVVVSEANIDLAQFSQVVNSCDVMMGVHGAGLTNIVFLPTNAVLIQIVPWGGLNWIARTYFDKPSKEMKLNYLEYSISKEESTLIEKYPRDHAVFTDPASIRKEGWIPMKEVFLDKQDVKLNLRRFKPVLKKALALLHTRSRE